The Mucilaginibacter sp. PAMB04168 genome contains the following window.
CGTTCCGGTAAATACGGATAGCAGTAAGAATAGTAAAAATTTCTTCATTTCTAATTTTTGTGGTTCAATAATTGGGTTTAATCTTCTTTTCGGGGATTAGATACAGCTTTTTAAATCATATTAAATTATTAGGGTTCTTTATCTTTATATAAGAAAAGGCAAAGGCGTAAGCATGTGCCTTCTTTGTTATTGTTTCGAGGTTTTCTCTTTCTCTTCCTTAATGCGGGCCATCCAGGCTGCTTCTTCTTTTTTCATATCAATACCGGCAGCAGAGAGGTAGTTGTTGATACGGCCTTTATATTTTCCAAACCAAGCATGTTTTTTTTCAGACGATTCAGCATCCATGGCATGTTCGCGGGCCTCGGTTAACCAGGTCATAATCTGCGTTTTTTGCGCCTCGGTAAGGTTAGGCAGCATTTTTTGGTAAGCATCCCAGGTTACGTTTAAAACGTTATAAGTCATACCGTTTTTGATCTGGTCAATCTGCTGCGCGGTTAAGCCAGCCTTTGACAGGTTTTTTAAATATTGCGGGTGCAGCTTATCAACACTGGCAGTCACTTCGTCTTCAACGGCTTTCAGCTTAACAGTTGCGGCTTCTTTGTTGTCGTCCGTTTCAGTTTTGATGACTGATTTTTTGTTATCGCGCAACACATAAATATCGTTCAGGTCCTGGTACTGTTTGGCAACAATGTTGGTTACTTTAAGCGCCTGTACTGAATCGGGTAAGTTAAGGGCCTTTACAATTTTTGCCGAACGTTGAAACACCGTTTTGCGGTAAGCAATCTCTTTTTCAACTGCCGTAGTATTGTCTTGCGCCAGCGCCGGTAATACCTGCACTAACAGCAGCAACATCAATACATTGAATACAATCCTTTTCATCTATATCTATCTTTTTAATTAGCAGAGTTTGTAAAATTCACATCGCCACAGAAGTGCACTTTTATGCCCAGTTCCTGCAAGGCAGCCGCTTTTATACGGCAGGCCCTATGCGCTTGTTGCTCATCAGTAGTGTATACTACTTGTATGTGGTTGGCTTTATGGCGCCCCATTAACTGGTTTTGCGTTACACCTTTAAGCGTTGCGTTCATAATGGGCCATTGTGGTGTGGTAAGCTCCCAGCGGCGATGAGTTTCGGCAT
Protein-coding sequences here:
- a CDS encoding DUF3826 domain-containing protein; this encodes MKRIVFNVLMLLLLVQVLPALAQDNTTAVEKEIAYRKTVFQRSAKIVKALNLPDSVQALKVTNIVAKQYQDLNDIYVLRDNKKSVIKTETDDNKEAATVKLKAVEDEVTASVDKLHPQYLKNLSKAGLTAQQIDQIKNGMTYNVLNVTWDAYQKMLPNLTEAQKTQIMTWLTEAREHAMDAESSEKKHAWFGKYKGRINNYLSAAGIDMKKEEAAWMARIKEEKEKTSKQ